A window from Dioscorea cayenensis subsp. rotundata cultivar TDr96_F1 chromosome 10, TDr96_F1_v2_PseudoChromosome.rev07_lg8_w22 25.fasta, whole genome shotgun sequence encodes these proteins:
- the LOC120270573 gene encoding 2-alkenal reductase (NADP(+)-dependent)-like, with protein sequence MAGPKIPVYCFSCRSRPCARTSAQREERATMAEEKVINKQVLLKDYVTGFPKEEDMVLTSSTIDLKLSQGSTAVLVKNLYLSCDPYMRLRMAKPLVQSYAEAFVPGKVIVGYGVSKVVDSGHPDFKAGDLVWGITGWEEYSLITAPERLKKIKYTDVPLSYYTGILGMPGLTAYVGFYEICCPKKGETVYVSAASGAVGQLVGQFAKLMGCYVVGSAGSQEKIDLLKNKLGFDDAFNYKEEQDLTAALKRCFPTGIDIYFENVGGAMLDAVLLNMREHGRIAVCGMISQYNKTHRDPVHNLFCLISKRILMQGFLEPDHKHKYPQFEEQVVQYIREGKVTYVEDVAEGLENAPSALIGLFSGKNIGKQVVFIAHE encoded by the exons ATGGCCGGCCCAAAAATTCcagtttactgtttttcttgtCGGTCACGTCCCTGCGCAAGAACCTCAGCTCAGCGAGAAGAGAGAGCAACAATGGCGGAAGAGAAGGTGATTAACAAGCAGGTGTTGCTCAAGGACTATGTCACTGGTTTTCCCAAGGAGGAGGACATGGTCCTCACTTCATCCACCATCGATCTGAAGCTCTCTCAAGGATCCACGGCCGTGCTGGTCAAGAATCTATACCTCTCCTGCGATCCCTATATGCGCCTTCGCATGGCCAAGCCCCTTGTTCAGAGCTACGCTGAAGCCTTTGTTCCCGGAAAG GTCATTGTTGGTTATGGTGTGTCTAAAGTTGTGGATTCTGGTCATCCGGACTTTAAGGCAGGGGACCTGGTTTGGGGAATAACTGGTTGGGAAGAGTATAGTCTGATCACAGCACCTGAACGACTAAAGAAGATCAAATATACTGATGTACCGCTTTCATATTACACGGGAATTTTAG GGATGCCAGGGCTTACTGCATATGTTGGATTTTATGAGATCTGCTGTCCTAAAAAAGGTGAAACTGTTTATGTGTCGGCGGCATCAGGAGCAGTTGGCCAACTTGTTGGTCAGTTTGCAAAGTTGATGGGCTGCTATGTTGTAGGGAGTGCTGGAAGCCAAGAGAAG ATCGATCTCCTAAAGAATAAGCTTGGATTTGATGATGCATTTAACTATAAGGAGGAGCAAGATCTCACTGCAGCCTTGAAACG ATGTTTCCCCACTGGAATAGATATCTACTTTGAAAATGTTGGGGGTGCAATGCTTGATGCTGTGTTGCTGAACATGAGAGAACACGGCCGAATTGCTGTTTGTGGGATGATATCACAATACAATAAAACCCATAGGGATCCTGTCCACAATCTGTTTTGCTTAATCTCAAAACGTATCCTTATGCAAGGGTTCCTTGAACCTGATCATAAGCACAAATACCCGCAGTTTGAAGAGCAGGTCGTACAGTACATCAGAGAAGGTAAGGTGACATACGTTGAAGATGTAGCTGAAGGCTTGGAGAATGCTCCTTCGGCCCTCATCGGCCTCTTTAGTGGTAAAAACATCGGCAAACAAGTCGTGTTCATTGCGCATGAGTGA